One stretch of Sinomonas terrae DNA includes these proteins:
- a CDS encoding LLM class flavin-dependent oxidoreductase → MKAFGFLSFGHYAPFRGSQTQSAKDMILQTVDLAVGADELGVNGAYVRVHHFAPQQASPIPLLTAMAARTQRIEVGTGVIDMRYENPLYLAEEAAALDIIAGNRIALGISRGSPEPAVRGYEAFGYTGSADPRGADMAREKFALFLRAIDGEGVADGDPHQFPHGTRLPVEPRSPGLRERIWWGSGTRDTAEWAGKLGLNLMSSTLLTEDAGVPFHELQRQQIDRYRAAYLAAGHTGSPRVSVSRSVFPIVSSRDAMYFGSRPDGDQVGIIDGFRSTFGKTYAGEPDELVEELLKDSAVAAADTVMLTIPNQLGVEYNLHILETFAEHVAPALGWKPNTDGPVEGYPARA, encoded by the coding sequence GTGAAGGCTTTCGGATTCCTCTCATTCGGGCACTACGCACCCTTCCGGGGCTCCCAGACGCAGTCCGCGAAGGACATGATCCTGCAGACGGTCGACCTCGCCGTCGGGGCGGACGAACTCGGAGTCAACGGCGCCTACGTGCGCGTGCACCACTTCGCGCCCCAGCAGGCCTCGCCCATTCCGCTGCTCACGGCCATGGCCGCGCGGACGCAGCGGATCGAAGTGGGCACGGGCGTCATCGATATGCGCTATGAGAACCCGCTGTACCTCGCCGAGGAGGCGGCAGCCCTCGACATCATCGCCGGCAACCGAATCGCCCTCGGCATCAGCCGAGGTTCACCCGAGCCCGCCGTTCGTGGCTACGAGGCGTTCGGCTACACCGGTTCAGCCGACCCCCGCGGCGCGGACATGGCCCGCGAGAAGTTCGCGCTGTTCCTGCGCGCCATCGACGGGGAGGGCGTGGCCGACGGCGACCCTCACCAGTTCCCGCACGGCACCCGCCTGCCGGTGGAGCCGCGATCACCGGGCCTGCGCGAGCGGATCTGGTGGGGGAGTGGCACCCGGGACACCGCCGAATGGGCCGGGAAGCTCGGCCTCAACCTCATGAGTTCCACGCTGCTCACCGAGGACGCGGGTGTCCCGTTCCACGAGCTCCAACGTCAGCAGATCGACCGCTATCGTGCCGCGTACCTTGCCGCGGGCCACACCGGCAGTCCCAGGGTCTCGGTGAGCCGGAGCGTCTTCCCGATCGTCAGCTCCCGTGACGCTATGTACTTCGGATCTCGTCCGGACGGTGATCAGGTCGGCATCATCGACGGCTTCCGCTCAACGTTCGGCAAGACGTACGCGGGGGAGCCCGACGAGTTGGTAGAGGAGCTCTTGAAGGACAGCGCAGTCGCCGCGGCAGACACGGTGATGCTGACGATCCCCAACCAGCTCGGAGTCGAATACAACCTCCACATTCTGGAGACCTTCGCGGAGCACGTCGCGCCCGCCCTCGGCTGGAAGCCGAACACCGACGGGCCTGTGGAGGGATATCCCGCGCGAGCCTGA
- the gcvH gene encoding glycine cleavage system protein GcvH, translating into MSNVPGDLAYTAEHEWVSAANGDGVVRVGITDFAQDALGDVVYVQMPEVGTEVSANAVVGEVESTKSVSDIYAPVSGTVVGRNEALDGDPALVNSDPYGEGWLIDVKLKDTAEVDDLLSASQYEQQVG; encoded by the coding sequence ATGAGCAATGTCCCAGGCGACCTCGCCTACACTGCCGAGCACGAGTGGGTTTCGGCCGCGAATGGCGACGGCGTGGTGCGCGTCGGCATCACTGACTTCGCCCAGGACGCCCTCGGCGACGTCGTCTACGTTCAGATGCCGGAGGTCGGCACCGAGGTGAGCGCCAACGCCGTCGTCGGGGAGGTCGAGTCGACCAAGAGCGTGAGCGACATCTACGCTCCCGTGAGCGGCACCGTTGTGGGCCGCAATGAAGCGCTCGACGGCGATCCCGCCCTCGTGAACAGCGATCCTTACGGTGAAGGCTGGCTCATCGACGTCAAGCTCAAGGACACCGCCGAGGTCGACGATCTGCTCAGTGCATCGCAGTACGAACAGCAGGTAGGGTAG
- a CDS encoding dienelactone hydrolase family protein — protein MAEAILFHHALGLTAGLLDFAEELRHAGHVVHTPDLFDGKTFDNVDDGVAHAEELGFGEILSRGARAVEDLAPGLVYVGYSLGVLPAQQLAQTRAGARAALLIAACVPVAQFGTTWPPGIPVQIHGKDADPYFAPDGDLAAARELIAMTPDADLFLYEGGEHFFADSSQPGYDSASAELLLERALTLMDTV, from the coding sequence GTGGCAGAAGCAATCCTCTTCCATCACGCCCTAGGGCTCACTGCGGGGCTCCTCGACTTTGCCGAGGAGCTCCGGCATGCCGGGCATGTCGTCCACACCCCGGACCTCTTCGACGGCAAGACGTTTGACAACGTGGACGACGGGGTCGCCCACGCCGAGGAGCTCGGCTTTGGCGAGATCCTTTCGCGGGGAGCACGCGCGGTCGAAGATCTCGCTCCGGGACTCGTCTACGTGGGGTACTCGCTCGGAGTCCTGCCGGCCCAGCAGCTCGCCCAGACCCGGGCAGGAGCGCGGGCTGCCCTCTTGATTGCCGCATGTGTTCCGGTCGCGCAGTTCGGCACGACGTGGCCTCCCGGCATCCCGGTCCAGATCCACGGCAAGGACGCTGACCCCTATTTCGCTCCCGACGGCGACCTTGCCGCCGCACGCGAGCTCATCGCGATGACGCCGGATGCCGACCTGTTCCTCTACGAAGGCGGGGAGCACTTCTTCGCCGACTCGAGCCAGCCGGGCTACGACTCGGCCTCGGCGGAGTTGCTGCTCGAGCGGGCGCTCACGCTTATGGATACGGTCTGA
- a CDS encoding carbohydrate ABC transporter permease — translation MSVLAPARARGVRGWMRGKNLAPYLFVLPNMLIFAVFTIWPAFNGFNLSFYDSSNGRTYRPVGTGNYTNILSDSQFWGVVQHTVLFTLGFVVLSTVLGTALALMLNSQRRGRGALSAAYFLPVLISPVVVGIIWKAALDRTTGLVNQVLSAIGLGSPGWLVDSSLSLISVILVGTWIHLGFYAMILISGLQSIDTSLYEAARMDGAGVWQSVRLITLPLLRPTLMVVIILATIAGFQAFDFVYTLTGGGPVGATTLIIQYIYENAFSYPIQYGLASAAAVILFVVVFAVTFVNYAIGRRSESI, via the coding sequence ATGAGCGTCCTGGCTCCCGCCCGAGCTCGGGGGGTCCGGGGGTGGATGAGGGGCAAGAACCTTGCGCCCTACCTTTTCGTCCTGCCCAACATGTTGATCTTCGCGGTCTTCACAATCTGGCCCGCGTTCAACGGCTTCAACCTGAGCTTCTACGACAGCAGCAACGGAAGGACATATCGCCCCGTTGGGACTGGCAACTACACCAACATCCTCAGCGACTCCCAGTTCTGGGGTGTGGTCCAGCACACCGTTCTCTTCACGCTTGGATTCGTTGTGCTCTCCACGGTGCTCGGCACAGCCCTCGCCCTCATGCTCAATAGCCAGCGGCGCGGCCGAGGGGCCCTCAGCGCCGCCTACTTCCTGCCGGTCCTCATCTCGCCGGTCGTCGTGGGCATCATCTGGAAGGCTGCACTCGATCGCACCACGGGCCTCGTCAATCAGGTCCTGTCCGCAATCGGCCTGGGCTCACCGGGATGGCTAGTGGACTCCAGCCTCTCCCTCATATCGGTCATCCTCGTGGGGACATGGATCCACCTCGGCTTCTACGCCATGATCCTGATCTCAGGCCTGCAGTCCATCGATACGTCGCTGTATGAGGCGGCCAGAATGGACGGCGCGGGTGTGTGGCAGTCGGTGCGTCTCATCACCCTTCCCCTCCTGCGCCCGACGCTCATGGTGGTTATCATCTTGGCCACCATCGCAGGCTTTCAAGCCTTCGACTTCGTGTACACCCTGACCGGCGGGGGACCCGTGGGGGCCACGACGCTGATCATCCAGTACATCTACGAGAATGCCTTCAGCTACCCCATCCAGTACGGTCTCGCCAGCGCGGCCGCGGTGATCCTCTTCGTCGTGGTCTTTGCCGTGACCTTCGTCAATTACGCCATTGGCCGACGGAGTGAGTCGATATGA
- a CDS encoding Gfo/Idh/MocA family protein gives MLRVGIIGAGGISSAHIRAYLAFHEECEIVAVADTAPGKAASKLESHGIRGAKAYEDPHQMLAEEPLLDLVSITTPPSSHASLTVAFLLGGMHVIVEKPMAPSLEECDAMIAAQRESGKILSVVAQNRFRDDMATLKKAVDSGLIGSVSHLRIESAWWRGLAYYDLWWRGTWESEGGGCTLNHAIHHIDLALWLMGRPTEVIAMLANAQHENAEVEDLSVAVLRYGRGLAQLTSSVVHHGEEQEIVIQGQFARISQPWRVTAELSQPNGFPVTGGNTALVDELNALADAHIPLLHQGHEGQIGDVIAAIREHREPATDGTDGRNAVEVVTAIYKAGIEREIVQLPLDPEDPYYRSGTLVQRAPHFYEKRASVGEQSGEIIVGASTPTSND, from the coding sequence ATGCTCAGAGTAGGAATCATTGGCGCCGGCGGGATCTCCAGCGCCCATATCCGCGCCTATCTTGCCTTTCACGAAGAGTGCGAGATCGTCGCTGTTGCCGACACCGCGCCCGGAAAGGCCGCCTCCAAGCTGGAATCACACGGGATCCGCGGAGCCAAGGCGTATGAGGACCCCCACCAAATGCTCGCCGAGGAGCCGTTGCTGGACTTGGTGAGCATCACTACGCCCCCGTCCAGCCACGCCTCCCTCACGGTGGCGTTCCTGCTCGGCGGCATGCACGTGATCGTCGAGAAGCCCATGGCTCCCTCCCTGGAAGAATGCGACGCGATGATCGCTGCCCAGCGCGAATCGGGCAAGATCCTCTCCGTCGTTGCGCAGAACCGGTTCCGTGACGACATGGCAACCCTCAAGAAGGCTGTCGACTCGGGCTTGATCGGCTCGGTTTCGCACCTCCGTATTGAGTCAGCGTGGTGGCGAGGACTGGCCTACTACGATCTGTGGTGGCGCGGCACATGGGAGTCGGAGGGCGGCGGCTGCACGCTCAATCACGCTATCCACCACATCGACCTCGCCCTCTGGCTCATGGGGCGGCCGACGGAGGTGATCGCCATGCTCGCCAATGCGCAACACGAGAATGCGGAGGTCGAAGATCTCTCAGTCGCAGTGCTGCGCTATGGCCGCGGACTTGCCCAGCTCACAAGCTCGGTAGTGCACCACGGCGAGGAGCAGGAGATCGTCATCCAGGGCCAGTTCGCCAGGATCTCGCAGCCCTGGCGGGTGACCGCGGAACTGTCTCAGCCCAATGGATTCCCGGTCACCGGCGGCAACACAGCGCTGGTCGATGAGCTGAACGCCCTCGCCGACGCACACATCCCGTTGCTCCACCAGGGACACGAGGGTCAGATCGGGGACGTCATCGCGGCGATTCGTGAGCACCGCGAGCCGGCGACTGATGGCACGGATGGCCGCAACGCCGTCGAAGTCGTGACGGCCATCTACAAAGCTGGCATCGAGCGCGAGATCGTACAGCTTCCTCTTGATCCCGAGGACCCGTACTACCGGTCCGGGACTCTCGTCCAGCGCGCCCCTCACTTCTACGAGAAGCGGGCGTCCGTCGGCGAGCAGTCCGGCGAGATCATCGTAGGCGCCTCCACTCCCACATCCAATGACTGA
- a CDS encoding ABC transporter substrate-binding protein, translated as MRLRTKIAALCAVVLATSLSACAPGSPQSEAAQSAPASVDFNSFKGQTLTYVYFTDGPDEQATKDMIAKFEAATGAKVNLQIVPFANLATSLQARLSAGNAPEVARVTDWHPYADKEVDFKQYFGSSYPSEFASGAAATAMDSAGHMLAVPSDVTINGPMINVDAFKKAGVPVPAKWTWDELVADAKKVAAANNMPYAFAIDKSGNRLSTVLSQFGTVMIGPDGKNALDKDKAAKALTFFTDLVKSNVSPKDFWLGSGSKYTGANEIFLAGQVPVYLSGPWQVGAFAKSATFNWAAVPNPCQERCGGFPGGKFMIAFKDSKNPALAAAFVQWMNRSENQREVDKTAYWLPTRKDLTDSGVEYANRQSDMSSFLSQINATPSDTWTDANSPAFTASATALINETDKVVAGQQDVRTAVENISTAIDKAIKAAGS; from the coding sequence ATGAGACTCCGTACCAAGATCGCCGCTCTTTGCGCGGTGGTTCTAGCGACGAGCCTGAGTGCGTGCGCGCCTGGCTCACCGCAGTCGGAGGCCGCGCAGAGTGCACCGGCGAGCGTCGACTTCAACAGCTTCAAGGGTCAGACGCTCACGTACGTGTACTTCACAGACGGCCCCGACGAGCAGGCCACGAAGGACATGATCGCCAAGTTCGAAGCGGCCACCGGCGCGAAGGTGAACCTGCAGATCGTGCCGTTCGCCAACCTGGCGACGTCGCTTCAGGCACGACTTTCCGCGGGCAACGCCCCCGAAGTCGCGCGCGTTACCGACTGGCACCCGTACGCCGACAAGGAAGTCGACTTCAAGCAGTACTTCGGCAGCAGCTATCCGTCCGAGTTCGCTTCCGGAGCCGCCGCCACGGCTATGGACAGCGCGGGCCACATGCTTGCCGTCCCGAGCGACGTCACTATCAACGGGCCAATGATCAACGTCGACGCGTTCAAAAAGGCGGGTGTCCCCGTGCCCGCCAAATGGACCTGGGACGAGCTGGTCGCCGACGCCAAGAAGGTGGCCGCCGCCAACAACATGCCCTACGCATTCGCCATTGACAAGTCGGGCAACCGGTTGAGCACGGTCTTGAGCCAATTCGGCACCGTGATGATCGGACCCGACGGCAAGAACGCCCTCGACAAGGACAAGGCTGCCAAGGCCCTCACCTTCTTCACCGACCTCGTGAAAAGCAACGTCTCCCCGAAGGACTTCTGGCTGGGCTCGGGCAGCAAGTACACGGGCGCCAACGAGATCTTCCTGGCCGGGCAGGTTCCCGTGTACCTGTCGGGTCCGTGGCAGGTGGGCGCATTTGCCAAGAGCGCCACGTTCAACTGGGCGGCCGTGCCGAACCCCTGCCAGGAGCGCTGCGGCGGGTTCCCCGGCGGCAAGTTCATGATTGCCTTCAAGGACAGCAAGAACCCAGCCCTCGCCGCTGCGTTCGTCCAGTGGATGAATCGATCTGAGAACCAGCGCGAGGTCGACAAGACCGCGTATTGGCTTCCCACGCGCAAAGACCTGACCGACTCCGGAGTCGAGTACGCCAATCGCCAAAGCGACATGAGCAGTTTCCTCTCGCAGATCAACGCGACACCGTCCGACACCTGGACGGATGCGAACAGCCCTGCCTTCACCGCCTCGGCAACCGCACTGATCAACGAGACAGACAAGGTCGTTGCGGGCCAGCAGGACGTTCGGACCGCCGTCGAGAACATCTCGACCGCTATTGACAAGGCCATCAAGGCGGCAGGCTCATGA
- a CDS encoding Fpg/Nei family DNA glycosylase, with translation MPELPEVTALAAYLDRRLRGARIERAVFPSIHALKTADPPFSALVGRRVDSVGRRGKFIVIITVPDGAMGEDGARSDDGAGRIAVVVHLALGGWVRIYDQLPEPRPPRGKGYVAARFGFERDGEVTGIDLTEAGTWKRLSVFIVRRLEDVPAIADLGPEPLEPGFTLETFRGLLNHRQQIKGLLRNQKIIAGIGNAYSDEILHAAKLSPFAIASTLSDDETERLYESLRSILQEALEDDLGHEPDELKDEKRRSMRVHRRTGEACPVCGDTIREVTFSDSALQYCPTCQTDGKILADRTTSKFLK, from the coding sequence ATGCCGGAGCTCCCCGAAGTCACAGCACTCGCGGCCTACCTCGACCGTCGCCTTCGAGGGGCGCGGATCGAGAGAGCCGTCTTCCCATCGATCCACGCCCTCAAGACCGCCGATCCCCCGTTCTCCGCACTCGTGGGACGGCGGGTCGACTCGGTGGGACGCCGGGGCAAGTTCATCGTCATCATTACCGTGCCCGACGGCGCAATGGGCGAGGACGGCGCAAGGTCGGACGACGGCGCTGGCCGGATCGCCGTCGTCGTCCACCTCGCGCTCGGGGGCTGGGTGCGGATCTACGACCAACTGCCCGAACCCAGGCCTCCGCGCGGCAAGGGCTACGTGGCAGCACGCTTCGGCTTTGAACGCGACGGCGAGGTGACGGGCATCGACCTCACGGAGGCGGGGACCTGGAAGCGCCTCTCAGTGTTCATTGTGCGGCGGCTCGAGGACGTCCCCGCGATCGCGGACCTCGGACCCGAGCCGCTCGAACCAGGATTCACCCTCGAGACATTCCGCGGCCTCCTCAATCACCGTCAGCAGATCAAGGGCCTCCTGCGGAACCAGAAGATCATCGCCGGAATTGGGAACGCCTACAGCGACGAGATCCTGCACGCCGCGAAGCTCTCACCTTTCGCGATTGCCTCGACGCTCTCCGATGACGAGACCGAACGGCTGTACGAATCACTGCGGAGCATTCTGCAGGAGGCCCTGGAAGACGATCTCGGCCACGAGCCGGACGAACTCAAGGACGAGAAGCGACGCAGCATGCGCGTCCACCGGCGGACGGGAGAGGCATGTCCCGTCTGCGGCGACACCATCCGTGAAGTCACATTCTCGGACAGTGCCCTCCAGTACTGCCCGACTTGCCAGACCGATGGGAAGATCCTCGCGGATCGGACCACCTCGAAGTTCCTGAAGTAG
- a CDS encoding carbohydrate ABC transporter permease, which translates to MSTQAPAPTARRSGSANPQQPKWTSTGGRAPSTGAVVRTALLIAGAILVVTPVLWAAMSSFKTQAELAQTPPTLWPNHPTTDNYTSGLQAFDFVHFLTNSVIVTASATVLTLIINSMAAYALSKYNFRGRTVLFLITLSTIMIPLQVILLPVYQVIASFGMVNSLWGLIIPPAATPTGVFLLRQYMLTLPDEMIEAARIDGAGEFKIFLRIILPLSRPALAVVAIFSVIWRWNDFLWPLIVAQDESVQTLPVAIARFASQQAIPFNQILAVSVVTILPIIVIFLILQRHIIAGLAQGSIK; encoded by the coding sequence ATGAGCACACAAGCCCCCGCGCCGACCGCCCGCCGGTCCGGTTCGGCCAACCCCCAGCAGCCCAAATGGACGTCGACGGGTGGCCGCGCACCCAGCACCGGCGCCGTCGTCCGCACGGCCCTGCTCATCGCCGGAGCCATCCTTGTAGTCACCCCGGTCTTGTGGGCGGCGATGTCCTCCTTCAAAACGCAAGCGGAGCTTGCTCAGACCCCGCCTACGCTCTGGCCCAACCACCCCACAACGGACAACTACACCAGCGGGTTGCAGGCGTTCGACTTCGTGCACTTCCTCACGAACAGCGTCATCGTCACGGCCTCGGCGACCGTGCTCACCCTCATCATCAATTCGATGGCGGCCTACGCCCTGTCCAAGTACAACTTCCGCGGCCGTACGGTGCTCTTCCTCATCACCCTTTCGACGATCATGATCCCGCTTCAGGTGATCCTGCTGCCCGTCTACCAGGTCATTGCCTCATTCGGCATGGTCAACTCGCTCTGGGGATTGATCATCCCGCCGGCCGCGACGCCGACAGGGGTGTTCCTCTTGCGTCAGTACATGCTGACCTTGCCAGACGAGATGATCGAGGCTGCGCGCATCGACGGCGCGGGGGAGTTCAAGATCTTCCTGCGGATCATCCTTCCGCTCAGCCGCCCAGCATTGGCGGTGGTCGCGATCTTCTCCGTGATCTGGCGCTGGAACGACTTCCTCTGGCCGCTCATCGTCGCCCAAGACGAGTCCGTCCAGACACTGCCGGTGGCCATCGCTCGGTTCGCCAGCCAGCAGGCCATACCGTTCAATCAGATCCTGGCCGTCTCAGTCGTGACGATCCTCCCGATCATCGTCATATTCCTGATCCTCCAGCGGCACATCATCGCTGGTCTCGCCCAAGGCAGCATCAAATGA
- a CDS encoding FHA domain-containing protein, translating into MGSEERRGLDAGEATERDITASETTSIHLPPIGKEPHRPRQLTPEEEVAIDALPFGSALLIAHSGPNSGARFLLDSDATTVGRHPNADIFLDDVTVSRRHAEFRRTPSGAFEVVDAGSLNGTYVNHDRVDRVVLRTGAEVQIGKFRLTYYQSPATSTVRHSA; encoded by the coding sequence ATGGGCAGCGAGGAGCGTCGTGGTCTAGACGCAGGAGAGGCCACGGAGCGCGACATCACTGCGTCTGAAACGACGTCGATCCATCTCCCGCCGATCGGCAAGGAGCCCCATCGGCCGCGTCAGCTGACGCCCGAGGAGGAGGTGGCCATCGATGCGCTGCCGTTCGGGTCAGCCCTGCTCATCGCCCACTCGGGGCCGAACTCGGGGGCGCGGTTCCTTCTCGACTCGGACGCCACGACCGTCGGACGGCACCCGAATGCTGACATCTTCCTCGACGACGTCACGGTCTCGCGGCGGCACGCCGAATTCCGCCGCACGCCGAGCGGCGCCTTCGAGGTCGTCGACGCCGGGAGCCTCAACGGCACCTACGTTAACCACGACCGTGTGGACCGCGTGGTGCTGCGGACCGGGGCTGAAGTGCAGATCGGCAAATTCCGGCTCACGTACTACCAGAGCCCCGCGACGAGCACGGTGAGGCACTCCGCCTAG
- a CDS encoding MFS transporter — protein MSSFRGGWMMIATILIEAWDLYAISFVLVFISAEYHPNAFQLGLVTAGVQGGALIGALIGGFVADKLGRKAVFILTMVLFIVLAIVQGFSVGVWDLIVVRFLIGIPLGSDISNGYAYIMESMSKGAREVMGSRWQFMFGLGEVFSIVVITIMYATGMDHHILWRVALAIGAIPALILLLARLNLPETPMSLIHRGQFVKAKEVSQRLFNDPLDMLPNEDVEIEKPKVRDFLRVIWADRIKRRATIFGWISNACQGAEFTAFGFYLPVILVTAGVGVTSSGGSSNITGTNLVTAAIYVLATISGFVAPIMIGRIGHKGVAMWGFGLAFVGLLVGAFALGGNIKWLIVIGACVLMWGHYWDASNGMTITSMVAPARFRATASGFGYVFVKAASFFGAFIFPVMTVSWGKVGATLAVSVLSLIGFLSAWLILPELYGYVDQEERTTTEAGRA, from the coding sequence GTGTCCAGCTTCCGGGGCGGCTGGATGATGATCGCAACCATCTTGATCGAGGCGTGGGATCTGTATGCGATCTCCTTCGTCCTCGTCTTCATCAGTGCCGAGTACCACCCGAACGCCTTCCAGCTGGGTCTCGTCACGGCCGGTGTTCAGGGCGGTGCCCTCATCGGTGCGCTCATTGGCGGCTTCGTCGCTGACAAGCTGGGCCGCAAGGCGGTCTTCATTCTGACGATGGTGCTCTTCATCGTCCTCGCCATCGTCCAGGGCTTCTCGGTCGGAGTGTGGGACCTCATCGTCGTCCGGTTCCTCATCGGCATTCCGCTCGGCAGCGACATCTCCAACGGCTACGCCTACATCATGGAGTCGATGTCCAAGGGAGCCCGTGAGGTCATGGGCAGCCGCTGGCAGTTCATGTTCGGCCTCGGCGAGGTCTTCTCCATCGTGGTCATCACGATCATGTATGCGACTGGCATGGACCACCACATCCTGTGGCGCGTCGCCCTCGCGATCGGTGCGATTCCGGCCCTGATCCTGCTGCTTGCGCGCCTCAACCTGCCTGAGACTCCTATGTCGCTCATCCACAGAGGGCAGTTCGTCAAGGCCAAGGAAGTCTCCCAGCGACTCTTCAATGACCCGCTCGATATGCTGCCGAACGAGGACGTCGAGATCGAGAAGCCGAAGGTGCGCGACTTCCTCAGGGTTATCTGGGCCGACCGGATCAAGCGTCGGGCCACGATCTTCGGCTGGATCTCCAACGCCTGCCAGGGTGCCGAGTTCACCGCGTTCGGGTTCTACCTCCCGGTCATCCTCGTCACCGCCGGCGTTGGCGTCACCAGCAGTGGTGGCAGCTCGAACATCACGGGCACGAACCTCGTCACGGCTGCGATCTACGTCCTCGCGACCATCTCGGGCTTCGTTGCCCCGATCATGATCGGCAGGATTGGCCACAAGGGCGTCGCAATGTGGGGGTTCGGCCTCGCGTTCGTCGGCCTGCTCGTCGGAGCGTTCGCCCTTGGAGGGAACATCAAGTGGCTCATCGTCATTGGCGCATGCGTCCTCATGTGGGGCCACTACTGGGACGCCTCGAACGGCATGACGATCACCTCGATGGTCGCCCCAGCCCGGTTCCGGGCCACAGCCTCAGGCTTCGGCTATGTGTTCGTGAAGGCGGCCTCGTTCTTCGGCGCCTTCATCTTCCCGGTCATGACCGTCTCGTGGGGCAAGGTCGGCGCAACGTTGGCCGTCTCGGTCCTCTCGCTCATTGGCTTCCTGTCAGCGTGGCTGATCCTCCCCGAGCTCTACGGCTACGTGGACCAGGAGGAACGGACGACGACGGAGGCGGGCCGCGCATGA
- a CDS encoding Gfo/Idh/MocA family protein — translation MPASEGANYAPAPMPQPVVGPGEFTFAAAHLDHGHIYAMSEGLIGAGATLKWVYDSDPAKAEAFQARFPQAQIASSEAEILADPEVRLVAGAAVASERADLGLRVIAAGKDYFTDKAPLTTLAQLEAVREATARTGLKYAVYYSERIHVEAAVFAGQLIEQGAIGKVLQVICLGPHRIGDPNTRPSWFFDRDKSGGILCDIGSHNFEQMLYFAGAKDAEVVSASVANHAHQEYPTFEDFGDAHIVMDNGATGFARVDWFTPAGLSTWGDGRTIILGTEGYIELRKYVNIATGDGGGHVFLVNDDGEHHIDATGQVGYPFFGALIRDCLDRTETAMTQEHALKAAELSVKAQLAARDLTPVVGDRSISVT, via the coding sequence ATGCCTGCATCGGAAGGCGCCAACTACGCCCCCGCCCCTATGCCGCAGCCGGTCGTCGGCCCCGGCGAATTCACCTTCGCCGCCGCCCATCTCGATCATGGCCATATCTATGCAATGAGCGAAGGCCTGATCGGCGCCGGTGCCACGCTCAAGTGGGTCTACGACTCGGACCCCGCCAAGGCCGAGGCCTTCCAGGCCCGGTTCCCACAGGCCCAGATCGCCAGCAGCGAGGCAGAGATCCTCGCCGACCCCGAGGTGAGGTTGGTTGCGGGTGCGGCAGTTGCCTCAGAGCGGGCTGACCTCGGATTGCGGGTCATCGCGGCGGGCAAGGACTACTTCACGGACAAGGCGCCTCTGACCACGCTCGCGCAGCTGGAGGCCGTCAGGGAGGCGACCGCGCGCACTGGGCTCAAATACGCCGTGTACTACTCGGAGCGAATTCATGTGGAAGCCGCTGTGTTCGCCGGGCAGCTTATTGAGCAAGGCGCGATCGGCAAGGTCCTCCAAGTCATCTGCCTTGGCCCCCACCGCATCGGCGACCCTAACACGCGTCCAAGCTGGTTCTTCGACAGAGACAAATCCGGCGGAATCCTCTGCGACATCGGCAGCCACAACTTCGAGCAGATGCTCTACTTCGCGGGCGCAAAGGACGCGGAGGTGGTCAGCGCATCCGTCGCCAACCACGCCCATCAGGAATACCCCACGTTCGAGGACTTCGGCGACGCCCACATCGTGATGGACAACGGCGCAACCGGATTCGCCCGCGTTGACTGGTTCACCCCTGCCGGCCTTAGCACCTGGGGCGACGGGCGGACCATCATCCTCGGCACCGAGGGCTACATCGAGCTGCGCAAGTACGTGAACATCGCTACCGGCGACGGAGGAGGCCATGTCTTCCTCGTGAACGACGACGGCGAGCATCACATCGATGCGACGGGACAAGTGGGCTATCCCTTCTTCGGAGCCCTCATCCGCGACTGCCTCGACCGCACCGAGACCGCGATGACGCAAGAGCACGCGCTCAAGGCGGCCGAACTGAGCGTCAAAGCTCAACTTGCCGCCCGGGATCTAACTCCGGTAGTGGGAGACCGATCGATTAGCGTTACATAA